One segment of Bacillus alkalisoli DNA contains the following:
- a CDS encoding ABC transporter ATP-binding protein: protein MFSVFSKLSWFFKEHWKRYTFAIMLLIFAGLLEVIPPRMIGIAIDEIHVGTLTKEKLMTYVGFLFVLAFIIYGLTYVWMSKLFGGSFLVERSLRSKLIGHLLKMTPTFYEKNRTGDLMARSTNDLRAISVTAGFGVLTLIDSSIFMIIILCTMGFLISWKLTLAAILPLPIMALAMNIYGKKIHQRFTEAQDAFGDMNDKVLESIAGVRVVRAYVQERADQARFHNMTDDVYKKNVKVAIIDSLFEPTIKLLVGASYLIGLGYGAYLVFHKTITLGELVSFNVYLGMLIWPMFAIGELINIMQRGNASLDRVNTTLDYEPDVKNDANPTKVDSPNEIEFQHVTFRYPSSQVDNLKNVSFHMRKGETLGIVGKTGSGKTTLVKQLLREYPLGKGEIKISGTPLNKITLENMQGWIGYVPQDHILFSRTVRENILFGKENGSEADLNKAIELSAFTKDLEMLPEGLETLVGEKGVSLSGGQKQRISIARALIANPEILILDDSLSAVDAKTEATIIGNIRKERSEKTTIITTHRLSAVQHADWIVVLDDGKIVESGLHEQLMAHGGWYKEQFDRQQLSVESGVLS from the coding sequence ATGTTTTCGGTATTTAGTAAATTAAGTTGGTTTTTTAAAGAACATTGGAAACGTTATACATTCGCAATCATGTTACTAATTTTTGCTGGTTTACTCGAAGTAATCCCACCAAGAATGATCGGTATTGCGATTGATGAAATACATGTAGGGACATTAACAAAAGAAAAACTAATGACTTACGTTGGCTTCTTGTTTGTGCTTGCGTTTATCATTTACGGTCTTACGTATGTATGGATGTCCAAATTATTTGGAGGCTCATTTTTAGTCGAAAGGTCCTTAAGGTCAAAGTTAATTGGCCACTTATTAAAAATGACCCCCACTTTTTATGAAAAAAATAGAACGGGTGACTTAATGGCTCGTTCGACAAATGATTTGAGAGCAATTTCTGTTACAGCTGGTTTTGGTGTTTTAACACTAATTGATTCAAGCATATTTATGATTATTATTCTATGTACAATGGGATTCTTAATTAGTTGGAAATTGACCCTAGCGGCGATTCTTCCACTTCCAATTATGGCGCTAGCGATGAATATTTATGGTAAGAAAATTCATCAGCGCTTCACGGAAGCTCAAGATGCTTTTGGAGACATGAATGATAAGGTATTAGAATCTATTGCTGGAGTACGTGTTGTCCGTGCATACGTACAAGAAAGAGCAGATCAAGCTCGCTTTCATAACATGACAGATGACGTGTACAAGAAAAATGTAAAAGTAGCGATAATTGACTCACTTTTTGAACCGACAATCAAATTGCTAGTAGGTGCTAGTTATTTAATAGGACTCGGATATGGTGCATACTTAGTTTTCCATAAAACGATCACGCTTGGAGAATTAGTTTCATTCAACGTGTATCTCGGAATGTTAATCTGGCCAATGTTTGCAATTGGGGAACTAATTAACATCATGCAACGCGGAAATGCATCACTTGATCGTGTAAATACGACATTAGATTATGAGCCAGATGTAAAAAATGATGCAAACCCAACTAAGGTAGATTCTCCAAATGAGATAGAGTTTCAACATGTGACATTCCGTTACCCTTCTTCGCAAGTAGATAATTTGAAAAACGTTTCTTTCCATATGAGAAAGGGAGAAACATTAGGTATTGTCGGCAAAACGGGAAGCGGGAAAACGACTTTAGTGAAGCAACTTTTAAGAGAATATCCATTAGGTAAAGGGGAAATAAAAATCTCAGGTACACCTTTAAATAAAATTACCCTTGAAAACATGCAAGGTTGGATTGGATATGTGCCACAAGATCATATTTTATTTTCAAGAACAGTTCGCGAAAATATTTTGTTCGGAAAAGAAAATGGTAGTGAAGCAGATTTAAATAAGGCAATTGAACTATCAGCCTTTACGAAAGATTTAGAAATGTTACCAGAAGGTCTGGAAACATTAGTTGGAGAGAAAGGTGTTTCGTTATCCGGTGGGCAAAAACAACGTATATCTATTGCGCGTGCACTCATCGCCAATCCAGAAATTTTAATTTTAGACGATTCATTATCAGCAGTCGATGCGAAAACAGAAGCAACGATTATTGGTAATATTCGAAAAGAACGTAGTGAAAAAACGACGATTATTACAACACATAGATTATCAGCTGTACAACATGCAGACTGGATTGTCGTACTAGACGACGGAAAAATAGTGGAATCTGGTTTACATGAGCAGCTAATGGCACATGGCGGTTGGTACAAGGAGCAGTTTGATCGCCAACAACTGTCTGTCGAGAGCGGGGTGTTATCATGA
- a CDS encoding penicillin-binding transpeptidase domain-containing protein, with product MKRIIYLAAILVTMSLLLIACNKEEEKKANPYERLSEYITGWKSYEFQQLYEEYLTVETKEEYPFEEYGDRYEHLYNVLDVYNLELTIADYEIVWEAAEEEEEISEIRIPLNLSFDTLAGRVEYSLDVPLVKEVRMEGAEEEAVEKENWYVRWDTNFILPGLEREDKVQYATLSGARGKILDEEGYPLATNTDVYDVGVVLERFDEQSLPALSKILNVSEEFIIRQYSQSWVKPDQHVPIRKFLLEDVDIVTEAQAIPGVSVLKTIERVYPFGESAAHLIGYVRPITSEQLEANKDKGYSTSSWIGQRGLEQLLEERLRPKDGKRIYIRKPDNSTRDIAKTAAQNGETITITINGSVQQKLYEQMNDEVGTASVVEPETGKVRGLVSVPSFDPNEYVMSLSNAYHQSLVDNPKQPILNRFHASYSPGSTMKLLTTIIGLNTNSVDTEKAVAIPSGGWQKDASWGSYRVTRVNDSIPSVDLETAMVVSDNIYFAMLGLDIGSNNMVEGLNKLGFGEALPFSYSLTASQISNSGTMDSEVILADSSYGQGQVLVTMTHLASLYASVVNDGVMMKPLLLEEEQSAVWVDDVVSKENAQILQQYLRKVVTEGTARSANIPNFALAGKTGTAELKTDGQGTKGKENGLFVSYDQNKPNLVTAIIIEGVEEKGGSGHVVNLTTNFYRALEENN from the coding sequence TTGAAGCGAATAATTTATTTGGCAGCAATACTAGTTACTATGAGCCTATTATTAATAGCGTGTAACAAGGAAGAAGAAAAAAAGGCGAATCCTTATGAAAGATTAAGCGAGTACATAACAGGGTGGAAATCATACGAATTTCAACAATTGTATGAAGAATATTTAACCGTTGAAACGAAAGAGGAGTATCCTTTTGAAGAATACGGTGATCGATACGAACATCTATATAATGTACTAGATGTATACAACCTGGAGCTTACAATTGCAGATTATGAAATAGTGTGGGAGGCAGCAGAAGAAGAGGAAGAGATAAGCGAAATTCGCATTCCTCTGAATCTTTCTTTTGACACATTAGCTGGTAGAGTGGAGTATAGCCTTGATGTACCATTAGTGAAAGAAGTCCGAATGGAAGGTGCCGAAGAGGAAGCTGTTGAAAAAGAAAACTGGTACGTAAGGTGGGATACTAACTTTATTTTGCCTGGATTAGAAAGAGAGGATAAAGTTCAATATGCTACACTTTCAGGTGCAAGAGGTAAAATTTTAGATGAAGAAGGATATCCTCTGGCAACAAATACAGATGTTTATGATGTAGGAGTTGTTTTAGAAAGATTTGATGAACAGTCTTTGCCAGCACTATCCAAGATATTAAATGTAAGCGAAGAATTTATTATAAGACAATATTCTCAAAGCTGGGTAAAACCAGACCAACACGTACCAATAAGAAAATTCTTATTAGAGGATGTTGACATAGTAACTGAAGCACAGGCTATCCCAGGAGTAAGTGTCCTAAAAACTATTGAACGAGTGTACCCATTTGGAGAATCAGCAGCTCATTTAATAGGCTATGTTCGCCCTATAACGTCCGAACAACTTGAGGCGAATAAAGACAAAGGCTATTCCACCTCAAGCTGGATTGGTCAGCGTGGATTAGAACAACTTCTTGAAGAACGTTTACGTCCAAAGGATGGAAAGAGAATATACATTCGTAAGCCTGACAATAGCACAAGAGACATCGCTAAAACAGCAGCTCAAAATGGTGAAACAATAACAATAACGATTAACGGATCAGTTCAACAAAAACTTTACGAACAAATGAACGATGAAGTTGGAACAGCTTCTGTCGTGGAACCTGAAACAGGAAAAGTACGAGGTTTAGTAAGCGTTCCTTCATTTGATCCTAATGAGTATGTAATGAGTTTATCGAATGCTTATCATCAATCGTTAGTGGACAACCCGAAACAACCAATTTTAAATAGATTTCATGCATCCTATTCACCTGGTTCCACCATGAAGTTATTAACAACCATAATTGGATTAAACACAAATTCAGTTGATACAGAAAAAGCTGTAGCCATTCCTTCGGGTGGATGGCAAAAAGACGCTTCGTGGGGAAGTTATCGTGTGACTAGGGTAAATGATTCCATACCTTCCGTTGATTTAGAAACAGCAATGGTCGTTTCAGATAATATCTATTTTGCGATGTTAGGTTTAGATATTGGTAGTAACAATATGGTAGAAGGTCTAAATAAATTAGGTTTTGGTGAGGCTCTTCCGTTTTCCTATTCTTTAACAGCATCACAAATTTCCAATTCAGGCACAATGGACAGTGAAGTTATACTTGCCGATTCCTCTTATGGTCAAGGGCAAGTGCTTGTTACGATGACACATTTAGCTAGTTTGTATGCTTCTGTTGTTAACGACGGAGTAATGATGAAGCCACTGCTTTTAGAAGAAGAACAATCAGCAGTATGGGTAGATGATGTTGTAAGTAAAGAGAATGCACAAATCTTACAACAATATTTACGAAAAGTGGTAACAGAAGGTACAGCTAGAAGTGCTAATATACCTAACTTTGCATTAGCAGGAAAAACGGGAACAGCAGAATTGAAAACAGATGGGCAAGGTACAAAAGGTAAAGAAAATGGCCTCTTTGTTTCCTATGACCAAAACAAACCAAACTTAGTAACAGCAATAATTATTGAAGGTGTAGAAGAAAAAGGCGGAAGCGGTCACGTTGTTAACCTAACAACAAACTTCTACCGAGCATTAGAAGAAAATAACTAA
- a CDS encoding S66 family peptidase, giving the protein MKYPVLKKGATIGVTAPSSGVPESLHTVLKDACEKMEQEGFQVKCGKTNWTQTKAKSASAKVRALELNEMLQSDTIDMIIPPWGGELLIEILAYIDFQKMKPKWILGYSDTSVLLLAITLKTGIATAHGTNLVDLRGEYWDKTTAKWFHALTTNVGESVEQSSSEKYQKEWQHENPSPCVFHLTENTEWKTLKDSSISVQGRLLGGCVDVIRHLIGTPFGDVNSFSKEHINGDSIIWYLENCELSTTDLRRSLVQMKLAGWFQNASAIMFGRSPANDPVDNYTVEDVYAELEEELNIPILYDIDCGHVPPQVTFINGAYAEVTVNSGKGVVKQTFK; this is encoded by the coding sequence ATGAAATATCCTGTGTTGAAAAAAGGAGCAACGATAGGTGTAACAGCACCTTCATCTGGTGTACCCGAATCTTTGCATACTGTCCTCAAAGATGCATGTGAAAAAATGGAACAGGAAGGCTTCCAAGTAAAGTGCGGAAAAACGAATTGGACCCAAACGAAAGCAAAATCTGCAAGTGCAAAAGTGCGTGCTCTCGAACTTAATGAAATGCTTCAATCTGACACTATTGATATGATAATACCTCCTTGGGGTGGAGAACTATTAATTGAAATTCTAGCTTACATAGACTTTCAAAAGATGAAACCAAAATGGATTCTCGGTTACTCTGATACTAGTGTTCTATTACTTGCGATAACATTGAAGACAGGAATTGCAACTGCTCATGGTACAAACTTAGTCGACTTAAGAGGTGAATATTGGGATAAAACTACTGCTAAATGGTTCCATGCATTAACAACAAATGTAGGTGAGTCTGTGGAACAATCTTCGTCAGAAAAATATCAAAAAGAATGGCAACATGAAAATCCTTCACCATGTGTATTTCATTTGACGGAAAATACAGAATGGAAAACGTTAAAAGACTCATCCATTTCCGTTCAAGGTAGGTTATTAGGGGGATGTGTTGATGTTATTAGGCATTTAATTGGTACTCCATTTGGAGATGTTAATTCTTTCTCAAAAGAACATATTAATGGGGATTCAATTATTTGGTATCTAGAAAACTGTGAATTAAGCACAACTGATTTACGTAGATCTCTTGTGCAGATGAAGCTTGCCGGCTGGTTTCAAAATGCTTCAGCTATCATGTTTGGTCGTAGTCCAGCAAATGATCCGGTTGATAACTATACAGTAGAAGATGTATATGCTGAACTAGAAGAGGAGCTAAACATTCCCATTCTCTATGATATAGATTGTGGACACGTACCTCCACAGGTGACCTTTATTAATGGGGCTTATGCGGAAGTTACTGTTAATAGCGGCAAAGGGGTAGTAAAGCAAACTTTTAAATAA
- a CDS encoding GNAT family N-acetyltransferase, which yields MFYFKLNDTSELRLLEPRHAENLFLLTDKSRDYLREWLPWVDFTKNVRDSKEFIEGTIKQLGNNNGFQAGIWYKGELAGVIGLHGINWANKSTSLGYWLGEEFQGVGLMTSACKSVIEYCFNELNLNRIEIRAATENLKSQAIPERLGFKREGCIRSSEFLYDRYVDHFVFGLIKEDYNEPN from the coding sequence ATGTTTTATTTTAAACTTAATGATACTTCTGAGTTGCGTTTGCTAGAACCAAGGCATGCTGAAAACCTATTCTTGTTAACCGATAAATCAAGAGATTACCTTAGGGAATGGTTGCCTTGGGTGGATTTCACAAAAAACGTAAGAGATTCAAAAGAATTTATTGAAGGTACCATTAAGCAATTAGGTAATAATAATGGATTTCAAGCTGGAATTTGGTATAAAGGTGAATTAGCAGGAGTAATAGGTTTACACGGGATAAACTGGGCAAATAAATCAACCTCACTTGGATATTGGTTGGGCGAAGAATTTCAGGGTGTAGGATTAATGACCAGTGCTTGTAAATCGGTTATTGAATACTGTTTTAATGAATTGAACTTAAATAGAATTGAAATCCGTGCAGCAACTGAAAATCTAAAAAGCCAGGCTATTCCCGAAAGACTTGGCTTCAAAAGAGAAGGTTGTATAAGGAGTTCTGAATTTCTATATGATAGGTATGTCGACCATTTTGTTTTTGGGTTAATTAAAGAAGATTATAATGAACCTAATTAA
- a CDS encoding glycine-rich domain-containing protein: MELIFIGLIAVVFVFVIIKFFSKKKRYPKLSKENIPSNLGVLTSAPAEKLIKHLETALDKTYVEDVRMRFLDENRKVTEEEFEWRLFELKRYFLLTNILKMTPMFSKDIDAVWHEMIMFTHKYEKFSKAYLGVMLHHYPNVQSKEAAPQERAFFDWVFSNLFEVTAFSWKAWGDFFHGPLSPQLVHEFKTTSNQMLKDKYFNVNEKYEELIDHLIDSLRKQALDSEKDKSNANFVKSNTFGNLTSSSQIMVFYSVYQFENYWLHAKEYLYSRVSNSTSGCSYAVFCGSASSNANNNDADSSSGGDASCSGGGCSS; encoded by the coding sequence TTGGAACTAATATTTATTGGTCTGATAGCTGTTGTATTTGTATTTGTTATTATAAAATTTTTCTCGAAAAAGAAAAGATATCCGAAATTATCAAAAGAAAATATTCCTTCCAACCTAGGAGTACTAACTAGTGCTCCAGCTGAAAAATTGATTAAACACTTAGAAACAGCACTGGACAAAACATATGTAGAAGATGTGAGGATGCGGTTTTTAGATGAAAATCGTAAAGTGACGGAAGAAGAGTTTGAATGGAGACTATTTGAATTAAAGCGTTATTTTTTGCTTACTAACATTTTAAAAATGACTCCTATGTTCAGTAAAGATATTGATGCTGTATGGCATGAGATGATTATGTTCACACATAAATATGAAAAGTTCTCTAAAGCTTACTTAGGAGTGATGCTACATCATTATCCTAATGTACAATCAAAAGAAGCTGCTCCTCAAGAAAGAGCATTTTTCGATTGGGTATTTTCTAACCTTTTCGAGGTTACGGCTTTTAGTTGGAAAGCTTGGGGAGACTTTTTTCACGGGCCGCTTTCTCCGCAATTGGTACATGAGTTTAAGACGACTTCTAACCAAATGTTAAAAGATAAATATTTTAATGTAAACGAGAAATATGAAGAGTTGATCGATCACTTGATAGACTCTTTAAGGAAGCAAGCACTAGACTCAGAGAAAGATAAAAGTAACGCAAATTTTGTAAAAAGTAACACTTTTGGAAACTTAACTTCTTCTTCACAAATTATGGTGTTTTACTCTGTATATCAATTTGAAAACTATTGGCTTCACGCGAAAGAATATCTGTATTCGCGAGTTTCCAATTCTACTAGTGGCTGCTCGTATGCCGTATTTTGTGGATCAGCAAGTAGTAATGCAAATAATAACGATGCTGATTCGAGTAGCGGAGGGGACGCTAGTTGCAGTGGGGGAGGATGTTCTTCCTAA
- a CDS encoding aldo/keto reductase, whose amino-acid sequence MRKMALENLEISSSRLILGCMGLGGGWDNSSITKEHIKIAEEAVEMALSTGITMFDHADIYTRGKAERVFGEVLKIRPNLREQIEIQSKCGIRFDDDKGPGRYDFSKGYIVDSVDGILNRLNTDYLDIFLLHRPDPLLEPEEVAEAFHQLRNSGKVNHFGVSNMNKSQMQLLEAYIDQPLVVNQLEMSLNKLDWVDQGVHVNQKAGESTHFADGLIEHCMLHNVQIQAWSPLAKGIFSGNKMDNMSDAEKNTALLVEKMADEKETSKEAIVLGWLMRHPAKVQPVIGTSNPIRIKNCAEAVRQSVLMTREEWYSLYVTARGNRLP is encoded by the coding sequence ATGAGAAAGATGGCTTTAGAGAATCTAGAAATTAGTTCTAGTAGATTAATTCTTGGATGTATGGGACTAGGTGGGGGATGGGATAACTCTTCCATTACGAAAGAACATATAAAAATAGCAGAAGAAGCGGTAGAGATGGCTCTTTCTACAGGAATTACGATGTTTGACCATGCAGATATTTATACTCGTGGAAAAGCGGAGAGAGTTTTTGGTGAAGTGTTAAAAATTCGTCCTAACTTAAGAGAGCAAATCGAAATACAAAGCAAATGTGGCATTCGTTTTGACGATGACAAAGGTCCTGGTAGATATGATTTTTCCAAAGGGTATATCGTTGATTCAGTAGACGGTATATTAAATAGATTGAACACTGATTACCTAGATATATTTTTATTACATAGACCTGATCCATTATTGGAACCAGAAGAAGTTGCAGAAGCATTCCATCAGTTACGTAATTCTGGGAAAGTGAACCATTTCGGTGTATCAAACATGAATAAATCGCAAATGCAATTACTTGAAGCATACATCGATCAACCTTTAGTTGTGAATCAATTAGAGATGAGCTTAAATAAGTTGGATTGGGTAGATCAAGGAGTACATGTAAACCAAAAGGCTGGGGAATCCACTCATTTTGCAGATGGTTTAATAGAGCACTGTATGTTACACAATGTACAAATTCAAGCATGGTCACCTTTAGCTAAGGGCATTTTCTCAGGAAACAAGATGGATAATATGTCTGATGCAGAAAAAAACACTGCTTTATTAGTAGAAAAAATGGCTGATGAAAAAGAAACATCAAAAGAAGCGATTGTACTTGGATGGTTAATGCGCCACCCTGCAAAAGTTCAGCCAGTCATCGGAACGAGCAACCCTATTCGTATTAAAAACTGTGCAGAAGCCGTTCGTCAATCGGTACTAATGACAAGAGAAGAATGGTACTCACTTTATGTGACTGCAAGAGGGAACAGATTACCATAG
- a CDS encoding diguanylate cyclase: MISDLFVNITILITFIYFWHILFKNNRLSIESPIKFKLIDGVIAGFLGIILMRYGISVNEITILDLRHIPIILVAFYGGIIPPLVGSIIIIIGRYLIDVNFSSHVALFMMLLIGVGSGLIGQFVKWKMWKVWLLLILYSQAIFSIALYIVSPNYLAVLDAAILHILSAIIGGLFAFSFARSIRLSTELYFKYKEHAKKDALTQLYNVRAFHKFYTQYIQRAKEENIPFVLTLLDLDHFKKINDTYGHMAGDEVLKHLSSILKEEVNDGIVSRNGGEEFSILQIGHDRKDVFIKMEEIRNKIESTPFRLQNGKQIHITLSFGIAQYNTRYKDDFRLYQLADDALYLAKNNGRNQIKVAK, encoded by the coding sequence ATGATAAGTGATTTATTTGTCAATATAACTATTTTAATTACGTTTATCTATTTCTGGCATATTCTCTTTAAGAATAATAGGCTCTCTATTGAATCTCCAATAAAATTCAAGTTGATAGATGGTGTAATTGCAGGTTTTCTAGGCATAATTCTTATGCGATATGGAATTAGTGTTAACGAGATTACGATTCTAGACTTAAGGCATATCCCTATTATATTAGTAGCTTTTTATGGGGGAATAATTCCGCCTTTAGTAGGGTCTATCATCATTATTATTGGTAGATATTTAATAGATGTTAATTTTTCTTCTCACGTGGCATTATTTATGATGTTACTTATTGGCGTTGGTTCAGGGTTAATTGGACAGTTTGTGAAATGGAAAATGTGGAAAGTTTGGTTATTATTAATTTTATATAGCCAAGCTATCTTTTCCATCGCCCTTTACATTGTGTCCCCTAACTATTTAGCAGTTTTGGATGCAGCAATCTTACACATATTATCTGCTATAATTGGTGGGCTTTTTGCTTTTTCGTTTGCCAGAAGCATTCGGTTAAGTACAGAGTTATATTTCAAATATAAAGAACATGCAAAAAAAGATGCTTTAACACAGTTATACAATGTTAGAGCATTTCATAAGTTTTATACTCAATATATACAAAGAGCAAAAGAAGAAAATATTCCGTTTGTTTTAACATTATTAGATCTAGACCATTTTAAAAAAATTAATGATACATATGGCCATATGGCTGGAGACGAAGTATTAAAACATTTATCTTCTATATTAAAAGAGGAAGTAAACGATGGTATCGTATCTCGCAACGGTGGGGAAGAGTTTTCGATTTTACAAATTGGGCATGATCGAAAAGATGTCTTCATTAAAATGGAAGAAATCAGAAATAAGATTGAATCTACTCCATTCCGTCTGCAAAACGGGAAACAGATCCACATTACACTGTCTTTCGGAATTGCTCAATACAATACAAGGTATAAAGATGACTTTAGACTTTATCAATTAGCTGACGATGCTTTATATCTTGCAAAAAATAATGGAAGAAATCAAATAAAAGTAGCAAAATAA
- the thiE gene encoding thiamine phosphate synthase translates to MNVTKQHMQVYFVMGSTNCLKSPTEVLKEAIDGGITFFQFREKGEGSKVGEEKFQLAKQLMDICRANQVPFVVNDDIDLAMRLNADGVHIGQEDGNIEEVRKLIGNKILGVSTHNVEEAQEAQKKGADYIGVGPMFFTSTKEDIEEVKGPSVISSIRKAGVELPIVGIGGISTENAEEVVQAGADGVAVISAISKALSPNKAVMELKKKVAK, encoded by the coding sequence ATGAACGTAACAAAACAACATATGCAAGTTTATTTTGTCATGGGAAGTACCAATTGCTTAAAATCCCCAACAGAGGTTTTGAAGGAAGCTATAGATGGAGGAATTACTTTTTTTCAATTTAGAGAAAAAGGGGAAGGCTCAAAAGTTGGCGAAGAGAAGTTCCAGTTAGCCAAGCAATTAATGGATATTTGTCGAGCGAACCAAGTGCCTTTTGTTGTAAATGATGATATTGATTTAGCTATGCGACTTAACGCTGATGGAGTTCACATTGGACAAGAAGATGGGAATATTGAAGAAGTCCGAAAGTTGATTGGAAATAAAATCTTAGGTGTGTCCACTCATAATGTGGAAGAGGCACAAGAAGCTCAAAAAAAAGGTGCAGATTATATAGGAGTTGGTCCTATGTTTTTCACTTCAACGAAAGAAGATATTGAAGAGGTTAAAGGGCCGAGCGTTATTTCTTCTATTAGAAAAGCAGGAGTAGAGCTACCAATCGTAGGTATCGGTGGAATCTCAACAGAAAACGCTGAAGAAGTTGTTCAAGCTGGGGCAGACGGGGTAGCCGTTATTTCCGCTATATCTAAAGCACTCTCTCCTAATAAAGCAGTTATGGAATTAAAGAAAAAAGTAGCAAAATAA
- the thiD gene encoding bifunctional hydroxymethylpyrimidine kinase/phosphomethylpyrimidine kinase, whose protein sequence is MVYKALTIAGSDSGGGAGIQADLKTFQELEVFGMSAITAVTAQNTLGVQGVYPLPIEAVLEQMNSLNEDLKPNALKTGMLFSSELIEAVAGKINEFNWGNVVVDPVMIAKGGARLLQQEAINSLRDSLIPLATFITPNIPEAEVITEMTLDTIEQRKKAAKLLHKLGSDYVVVKGGHGEEDELVDLFYDGNEFLELRSTRIHTNHTHGTGCTFAAAITAELAKGKSAEQAMKTAKEFIHAAIKNELGIGGGHGPTNHWAYKKTKVLL, encoded by the coding sequence ATGGTTTATAAAGCATTAACAATAGCTGGCTCTGATAGTGGTGGTGGAGCAGGTATTCAAGCAGACTTAAAGACTTTTCAAGAGCTAGAAGTGTTCGGGATGTCTGCAATAACTGCTGTTACTGCCCAGAATACTTTAGGTGTTCAAGGTGTTTATCCTCTTCCAATTGAAGCGGTATTAGAGCAAATGAATTCACTAAATGAAGATTTAAAACCGAATGCGTTAAAAACTGGTATGTTATTTAGCAGCGAACTAATTGAAGCTGTTGCTGGCAAGATTAATGAGTTTAACTGGGGTAATGTAGTAGTGGATCCTGTAATGATTGCAAAAGGCGGTGCTCGTCTTTTACAACAAGAAGCGATAAACTCTTTGCGTGACTCATTAATACCTTTAGCTACTTTTATTACGCCAAATATTCCTGAAGCAGAAGTGATAACAGAAATGACACTTGATACTATTGAACAAAGGAAAAAAGCGGCAAAACTTTTACACAAGCTCGGATCAGATTATGTTGTTGTAAAAGGTGGCCATGGTGAAGAAGATGAGTTAGTAGATTTATTTTATGATGGGAATGAGTTTCTTGAGTTAAGAAGTACTCGGATTCATACAAATCATACACATGGAACAGGGTGTACATTTGCAGCAGCCATTACAGCGGAACTTGCAAAAGGAAAGTCTGCCGAGCAAGCAATGAAAACGGCAAAAGAATTTATTCATGCGGCGATAAAGAATGAACTAGGCATTGGCGGTGGCCATGGCCCTACAAACCATTGGGCTTACAAAAAAACGAAGGTGTTATTATGA